A genomic region of Raphanus sativus cultivar WK10039 chromosome 6, ASM80110v3, whole genome shotgun sequence contains the following coding sequences:
- the LOC108812182 gene encoding protein ENDOSPERM DEFECTIVE 1, translated as MEARTGREHPSTPAAIAPVAAAAPPPPSTRRPRVREVSSRFMSPVSSSSSSSSSAGDLHLSSPRHHHHHHNHRSVSVQKSRRQLKLAEGDENHRPSETARSLDSPFPLHHDGGKNHHQSNRSKPLKENGHRLDTPTLPPPSRSRLNQQRLLTSSAAARLLRLSVSSADGEEESDNRDKPNGSDPLLPARSHAKKANNNQTASSPLRRSLSASCDDPSSFRDARASLSSLPPVAPNSKTQADAKKQKKVSGQQADAHSLKLLHNRYLQWRFANANAEVKTQAQKAQAERMFYSLGLKMSELSDSVQEKRIELQRLLRVKAVQEIVESQIPYLEQWATLEDEYSSSLTETSDALRNASLRLPLDADIKVETKELAEVVAVASKSVEGIVQNIGHLLPKTQEMETLMSELARVSSIEKASVQDCGVTLLKTHSAHIEECYLRSQLIQQQQHKKRELQ; from the exons ATGGAGGCGAGAACCGGCCGAGAGCACCCATCGACACCTGCAGCAATTGCCCCTGTGGCTGCGGCGGCTCCTCCTCCGCCGTCTACACGGCGTCCGAGGGTGAGAGAAGTCAGCTCGAGATTTATGTCTCCggtttcttcatcttcctcctcctcctcctcagccGGAGATCTCCATCTATCTTCTCCCAGgcatcatcaccatcaccacAACCATAGATCCGTTTCCGTTCAGAAGTCGAGACGGCAGTTGAAACTAGCGGAAGGCGACGAGAACCATCGCCCTTCCGAGACGGCGCGTAGCCTGGACTCTCCGTTTCCTCTCCACCACGACGGAGGCAAAAACCACCACCAGAGCAACCGATCCAAGCCGCTGAAAGAGAACGGCCACCGTCTCGACACTCCGACGCTGCCGCCTCCGTCTAGATCTCGGCTGAACCAGCAGCGTCtgcttacctcctccgccgcggCTAGGCTTCTCAGGTTATCAGTCTCCTCCGCGGACGGCGAAGAAGAGAGCGACAACAGAGATAAACCGAACGGCTCAGATCCGTTGTTGCCAGCAAGGAGCCACGCGAAGAAGGCCAACAACAATCAAACCGCGTCGTCTCCTCTCCGTCGTTCCCTGAGTGCGTCCTGCGACGATCCGTCGTCGTTTCGAGACGCGAGGGCTTCGTTGTCGTCGTTGCCTCCTGTGGCACCTAACTCGAAGACTCAAGCCGATgcaaagaagcagaagaaggtTTCAGGGCAGCAGGCTGATGCGCACTCTCTGAAACTGCTCCATAACCGCTACTTGCAGTGGAGATTCGCAAACGCAAACGCTGAGGTCAAAACGCAAGCTCAGAAAGCACAAGCTGAG AGGATGTTTTACTCACTTGGTTTGAAAATGTCAGAGCTCTCTGACTCTGTACAGGAGAAACGCATAGAACTGCAGAGATTGTTGAGAGTGAAAGCTGTTCAGGAGATTGTGGAGTCTCAA ATTCCTTATTTGGAACAGTGGGCAACACTTGAAGATGAATATTCATCTTCACTTACAGAAACATCTGACGCGTTACGCAATGCTTCGTTGCGGCTCCCTCTCGATGCTGATATCAAG GTTGAGACTAAGGAGTTAGCGGAAGTGGTTGCTGTGGCTTCAAAGTCTGTTGAAGGCATTGTACAAAACATAGGACATCTTTTGCCTAAG ACGCAAGAGATGGAGACTTTGATGTCTGAATTAGCAAGAGTAAGCAGTATAGAGAAGGCATCAGTACAAGACTGTGGAGTTACACTACTGAAGACACATTCAGCTCAT ATTGAAGAATGTTATCTTAGGAGTCAGCTTATTCAACAACAACAGCACAAGAAGCGTGAACTTCAGTAG